The Naumovozyma dairenensis CBS 421 chromosome 3, complete genome genome has a window encoding:
- the KTR4 gene encoding putative mannosyltransferase (similar to Saccharomyces cerevisiae KTR4 (YBR199W); ancestral locus Anc_8.541) encodes MIPLLHFFRRSTNLLIILFIISMMLIVIILHLFFSSSLQEPSTYFENVKTQYDNVWKNLLPSSSLSSSSNTSIIPFEESEESPNSQAALWDYSNDDQDKIEDIFQRLSTPLYPEIPSYSSMNMTYRKQLEKDTLAKNGKIYNDFMSTPIIEPKVDYLIRPDDELAGSANATILSLVTNNDLKELLPSIQQLEEKFNKKFGYPYVFLNDGEFSEEFKDTIINMLPNGRVVKFGQIEKEDWDMPDTIDRERYKIECEKMDKLKVSYVKKESYHNMCRFYSRKFYHHPLLQEYKYTWRLEPGTSLYCDVDYDVFKFMEMENKVYGYVLNLYDGANSIPTLWETTMEFVKKNPNYLNPNGAFDWLKENAQKPENFETAKGYSTCHFWTNFEITNLDFLRSEAYEKYMDHLENSNGFYYERWGDAPVRSIALALFLDKSRIHWFRDIAYNHNPYTNCPKCPEGSMRCDGRCKPGLFTMWKDLNIENCQATWIDKIMSDEEKNLY; translated from the coding sequence ATGATCCCATTACTTCACTTCTTTAGGAGAAGTACAAAccttttaataatattattcatcaTATCGATGATGCTAATAGTAATCATAttacatttatttttctcatCATCACTGCAAGAACCTAGCacatattttgaaaatgtaAAAACACAATATGACAACGTTTGGAAAAACTTACTcccatcatcatcgttGTCGTCGTCATCGAATACGTCAATCATACCATTCGAAGAAAGCGAGGAAAGCCCCAACTCTCAAGCTGCACTATGGGATTATTCCAACGATGATCAAGACAAAATAGAAGACATCTTTCAAAGACTATCGACTCCTCTATATCCAGAAATCCCATCCTATTCCTCCATGAATATGACATACCGTaaacaattagaaaaagATACCCTTGctaaaaatggaaaaatctATAACGATTTCATGTCCACTCCGATAATTGAACCCAAAGTGGATTATCTAATTCGTCCCGATGATGAGTTGGCTGGGTCAGCTAATGCTACGATTTTGAGTTTGGTGACcaataatgatttgaaagagTTGTTGCCTTCTATTCAAcaattggaagaaaaattcaacaagAAGTTTGGATATCCTTATGtttttttgaatgatgGGGAGTTTTCTGAGGAGTTTAAAGATACGATTATTAATATGTTACCAAACGGTAGAGTTGTGAAATTTGGGCAGATTGAGAAGGAAGATTGGGATATGCCTGATACGATTGATAGGGAGAGGTATAAGATAGAATGTGAAAAGATGGATAAGTTGAAAGTTTCTTATGTGAAGAAGGAATCTTATCATAATATGTGTAGGTTTTATTCCAGGAAGttttatcatcatccttTGTTGcaagaatataaatatacatGGAGGTTGGAGCCTGGGACTAGTTTGTATTGTGATGTTGATTATgatgttttcaaatttatgGAGATGGAAAATAAAGTTTATGGTTATGTGTTAAACCTTTATGATGGGGCTAATTCAATCCCAACGTTATGGGAAACAACTATGGAATTTGTTAAgaaaaatccaaattatttgaatccCAATGGTGCTTTTGATTGGTTAAAGGAGAATGCTCAAAAACctgaaaattttgaaactGCGAAAGGTTATTCTACTTGTCATTTTTGGACAAATTTCGAAATTACTAATCTTGATTTCTTGAGATCTGAAGCTTATGAAAAGTATATGGATCATTTAGAGAATTCAAATGGATTTTATTATGAAAGATGGGGAGATGCTCCAGTGAGAAGTATAGCGTTAGCATTATTCCTTGATAAATCTAGGATACATTGGTTTAGAGATATAGCATACAATCATAATCCATACACAAATTGTCCCAAATGTCCTGAAGGTTCTATGAGATGTGATGGTAGGTGTAAACCAGGATTGTTTACCATGTGGAAAGATCTGAACATAGAAAATTGTCAAGCTACATGGATTGATAAGATTATGAGTGATGAAGAGAAGAATTTATACTGA
- the MED8 gene encoding RNA polymerase II mediator complex subunit MED8 (similar to Saccharomyces cerevisiae MED8 (YBR193C); ancestral locus Anc_8.551) yields the protein MSQPTGIDASVVPTNTLQDELKPNFGGIPTQALDAVRMRLAQLTHSLRKIRDDLSRAELPQWYSLQSQLNVTLAQLASVTSTLQHFQDTLDSTVVYPLPKFPTTSHENLLTTLLRKKNAPDVDEWINNSKEALGMDPNVQNVKELERSLQEDKDITKWALETVATEFEKHNFKNISENDLINRNITANTSYKPKKPFSVENILSFTYRGETKNPSEAA from the coding sequence ATGTCTCAACCCACTGGAATAGATGCTAGTGTTGTTCCAACAAATACTCTACAAGATGAACTTAAGCCTAATTTCGGTGGCATCCCAACACAAGCATTAGATGCTGTTAGAATGAGGTTAGCACAGCTTACACATTCTTTGAGGAAAATTAGAGATGATCTTTCTCGTGCAGAACTGCCGCAATGGTACTCGTTACAATCCCAATTAAACGTTACTTTGGCACAACTGGCCTCTGTGACATCTACTTTACAACACTTCCAAGATACTTTAGATTCTACAGTGGTTTATCCCCTACCAAAATTCCCTACGACATCACACGAAAACTTATTGACCACATTattaaggaaaaagaaTGCACCAGACGTTGATGAATGgattaataattcaaaggAGGCTTTAGGCATGGATCCGAACGTGCAAAATGTGAAGGAATTGGAAAGATCATTAcaagaagataaagatattaCGAAATGGGCGTTAGAAACTGTTGCCACggaatttgaaaaacataatttcaaaaatatatctgAGAATGACCTGAtaaatagaaatattacAGCAAATACTTCATATAAACCGAAGAAGCCATTTTCTGTCGAAAATATACTCAGCTTCACATACCGAGGCGAAACTAAGAATCCAAGTGAAGCTGCCTAA
- the RIM2 gene encoding Rim2p (similar to Saccharomyces cerevisiae RIM2 (YBR192W); ancestral locus Anc_8.552), whose amino-acid sequence MTKKKPSLEDLQEEAIESIPYLGSDEKASTQRYAQQLPREKDEETVENHPNVKPWVHFVAGGIGGMAGAVVTCPFDLVKTRLQSDIYQSIYKSKVKSATTMTSNSKILNSIIQGGTHFKETFGILGNVYKREGFRSLFKGLGPNLVGVIPARSINFFTYGTTKEIYSKAFNNGQEAPFIHLMAAATAGWATSTATNPIWLIKTRVQLDKAGTTKKYKNSWDCLKSVVRTEGIYGLYKGLSASYLGSVEGILQWLLYEQMKHVIKRRSMRKFGHEGNKTTADKIKEWCQRSGSAGLAKFVASIVTYPHEVVRTRLRQMPKENGKLKYTGLLQSFQVIMKEEGLASMYSGLTPHLMRTVPNSIIMFGTWELMIRLLS is encoded by the coding sequence atgacgaagaagaaaccGTCGTTAGAAGATCTACAGGAAGAGGCTATTGAGTCCATACCGTATTTAGGAAGTGACGAGAAGGCATCTACTCAAAGATATGCTCAGCAATTGCCAAGggaaaaagatgaagaaactgTAGAAAATCATCCCAATGTGAAACCATGGGTTCATTTCGTAGCAGGTGGTATCGGTGGTATGGCTGGTGCAGTCGTCACTTGTCCATTCGATTTAGTTAAGACAAGACTTCAAAGTGACAtttatcaatcaatttatAAATCTAAAGTTAAATCTGCTACGACGATGACATCAAATTCTAAGATACTGAACTCAATTATTCAAGGTGGGACTCATTTCAAAGAAACTTTTGGTATTCTGGGAAATGTTTATAAACGTGAAGGGTTTCGAAGTTTGTTCAAAGGTCTGGGACCAAATCTGGTTGGTGTTATCCCAGCAAGAAgtattaatttcttcacgTATGGGACTAcgaaagaaatatattcaaaggCATTTAATAATGGTCAGGAGGCGCCTTTTATACATCTTATGGCGGCAGCAACCGCTGGCTGGGCCACGTCCACTGCAACTAACCCGATATGGTTAATTAAAACAAGAGTTCAATTAGATAAAGCTGGAACCACTAAGAAATACAAAAATTCTTGGGATTGTCTGAAAAGTGTCGTTAGAACCGAAGGTATTTATGGCCTATATAAAGGGTTGAGTGCATCATATTTAGGTTCTGTCGAAGGTATTTTACAATGGTTACTATATGAACAAATGAAACACGTAATCAAGAGGCGTTCCATGAGGAAGTTCGGTCATGAGGGAAATAAGACTACTGCGGataaaatcaaagaatGGTGTCAGAGATCCGGTAGTGCGGGTTTAGCAAAATTCGTTGCAAGTATAGTCACTTATCCTCACGAAGTTGTAAGAACAAGACTGAGGCAAATGCCCAAGGAGAATgggaaattgaaatatacaGGTTTGCTTCAAAGTTTCCAGGTTATtatgaaagaagaaggtttGGCATCAATGTATAGCGGTCTAACGCCACATTTAATGAGAACAGTGCCAAATAGTATAATCATGTTTGGAACTTGGGAACTAATGATAAGACTTCTCTCATAA
- the RPL21A gene encoding 60S ribosomal protein eL21 (similar to Saccharomyces cerevisiae RPL21A (YBR191W) and RPL21B (YPL079W); ancestral locus Anc_8.553), giving the protein MFQRDFRKHGAIALSTYLKVYKVGDIVDIKANGSIQKGMPHKFYQGKTGVVYNVTKSSVGVIINKMVGNRYLEKRLNLRIEHIKHSKCRQEFLDRVKSNAAKRVEAKAKGEAVQLKRQPAQPREARVVSTEGNVPQTLAPVPYETFI; this is encoded by the coding sequence ATGTTCCAACGTGACTTCAGAAAGCATGGTGCCATTGCTTTGTCAACATACTTGAAGGTCTACAAAGTTGGTGACATTGTCGACATCAAGGCTAACGGTTCTATCCAAAAGGGTATGCCACACAAGTTCTACCAAGGTAAGACCGGTGTTGTTTACAACGTCACCAAGTCCTCCGTTGGtgtcatcatcaacaagaTGGTTGGTAACAGATATTTAGAAAAGAGATTGAACTTGAGAATTGAACATATCAAGCACTCCAAGTGTAGACAAGAATTTTTGGACAGAGTTAAGAGTAACGCTGCCAAGAGAGTCGAAGCTAAGGCTAAGGGTGAAGCTGTTCAATTAAAGAGACAACCAGCTCAACCAAGAGAAGCCCGTGTTGTTTCCACTGAAGGTAATGTTCCTCAAACTTTGGCTCCAGTTCCATACGAAactttcatttaa
- the RPS9B gene encoding 40S ribosomal protein uS4 (similar to Saccharomyces cerevisiae RPS9B (YBR189W) and RPS9A (YPL081W); ancestral locus Anc_8.554), which yields MPRAPRTYSKTYSTPKRPYESSRLDAELKLAGEFGLKNKREIYRISFQLSKIRRAARDLLTRDEKDPKRLFEGNALIRRLVRVGVLSEDKKKLDYVLALKIEDFLERRLQTQVYKLGLAKSVHHARVLISQRHIAVGKQIVTIPSFMVRLDSEKHIDFAATSPFGGARPGRVARKNAGKKSEGAEEEAADEE from the exons ATGCCAA GAGCTCCAAGAACTTACTCTAAGACTTACTCTACTCCAAAGAGACCTTACGAATCTTCTCGTTTAGACGCTGAATTGAAGTTGGCCGGTGAATTCGGTTTGAAGAACAAGAGAGAAATTTACAGAATTTCTTTCCAATTATCTAAGATTCGTCGTGCTGCTAGAGATTTGTTAACTAGAGATGAAAAGGATCCAAAGAGATTGTTCGAAGGTAATGCTTTAATCAGAAGATTGGTGAGAGTTGGTGTTTTGTCTGAagataagaagaaattagatTATGTCTTAGCTTTAAAGATTGAAGATTTCTTGGAAAGAAGATTGCAAACCCAAGTTTACAAGTTGGGTTTAGCTAAATCTGTTCACCACGCTAGAGTCTTGATTTCTCAAAGACATATTGCTGTTGGTAAGCAAATCGTCACCATCCCATCTTTCATGGTTAGATTGGACTCTGAAAAGCACATTGACTTTGCTGCTACTTCTCCATTCGGTGGTGCTAGACCAGGTAGAGTTGCCAGAAAGAACGCTGGTAAGAAATCTGAAGGtgctgaagaagaagctgcTGACGaagaataa
- the AIM4 gene encoding Aim4p (similar to Saccharomyces cerevisiae YBR194W; ancestral locus Anc_8.550) — protein sequence MEKHGLGSKNNDDNTIKTPTELGKRSIFYDEDWNPTGSAPSEQFRNIPYNPSTFVRKGPDIDPIMHGLENVLYPK from the coding sequence atgGAGAAACATGGTTTAGGTAGTAAGAACAACGACGATAATACGATCAAAACACCTACAGAGCTTGGTAAAAGAAGCATATTTTACGACGAAGATTGGAATCCAACTGGTAGTGCTCCATCGGAACAATTCAGGAATATTCCGTATAATCCGTCGACCTTTGTTAGAAAAGGACCTGACATTGATCCAATAATGCATGGATTGGAGAATGTTTTATATCCTAAATGA
- the MSI1 gene encoding Msi1p (similar to Saccharomyces cerevisiae MSI1 (YBR195C); ancestral locus Anc_8.548) — protein sequence MATESTAQEQSTIPNDLQQRYSNWKKNTKLLYDYLNTNATKWPSLTCQFFPDLDTTSDTHRILISSFTSSQLPEDEAIHISKISTLKHLNWASVNNFDMDEMEFKPDTNLKLPSKHLVNDLTIKFPNGDCNRARYLPQNPDVIAAASSNGSVYIFDRTKHGSSRIRQSKNLKPYDAVLFNNSETVEELHENTNEAISLAWNYQKEGTLASCYLQGQVQIWDIKQYFHSNPVLDKPVLNIQFDALGVNDVSWMPSHDSLFVACGESDTLALFDQRIGKEVSRIAQNRHNGGVNSCKFNYQNNMLLASADSEGLVNMWDIRNLDQYPIKSINHGSSISTIEWNPNLDTIIATAGQNDGLVKLWDVSNTDNELLFVHGGHMLGVNDISWDLHDSWLMCSVSNDNSIQIWKPAHNLVEAEQRV from the coding sequence ATGGCTACTGAAAGTACTGCACAAGAACAAAGCACGATTCCAAATGATTTACAACAGAGATACAGTAATTGGAAAAAGAATACAAAATTGTTATACGACTATTTGAATACGAATGCCACCAAATGGCCGTCGTTGACTTGTCAGTTTTTCCCTGATTTAGATACTACATCAGATACCCATCGAATTCTGATATCTTCATTCACATCATCACAATTACCTGAAGATGAAGCCATTCATATATCTAAGATATCAACTTTAAAACATTTAAATTGGGCATcagttaataattttgacaTGGATGAAATGGAATTCAAACCAGATACAAATTTGAAGCTTCCCTCTAAACATTTAGTCAATGATCTCACAATAAAATTCCCCAATGGTGATTGTAACAGAGCAAGATACCTTCCTCAAAACCCAGATGTCATCGCAGCTGCTTCTTCTAATGGATCAGTTTATATATTCGACAGGACGAAACATGGGTCCTCTAGAATAAGGCAATCTAAGAATTTGAAACCTTATGATGCAGtccttttcaataattcagAAACTGTAGAAGAATTACATGAGAATACCAATGAAGCGATCTCCTTGGCTTGGAATTATCAAAAAGAAGGTACCTTGGCATCATGTTATTTACAGGGACAAGTTCAAATATGGGATATCaaacaatattttcattcaaaCCCTGTATTAGACAAACCGGTGCTCAATATACAATTTGATGCATTGGGCGTAAATGATGTGAGTTGGATGCCATCTcatgattcattatttgtaGCATGTGGTGAAAGTGATACATTAGCTTTATTTGATCAAAGAATCGGGAAGGAAGTGTCAAGAATAGCACAAAATAGACACAATGGAGGTGTAAATTCGTgtaaattcaattatcaaaataatatgttACTTGCATCTGCTGATAGTGAAGGGTTAGTAAACATGTGGGACATACGAAATTTGGACCAGTACCCTatcaaatcaataaatcatGGGTCATCGATATCAACAATTGAATGGAACCCGAACTTAGACACCATTATTGCGACAGCTGGTCAAAATGATGGATTAGTTAAACTTTGGGATGTTTCGAACACcgataatgaattattgtTTGTACATGGGGGACATATGCTAGGCGTCAATGATATATCTTGGGACTTGCATGATTCATGGTTAATGTGTAGTGTTTCAAATGATAACTCTATTCAAATATGGAAACCTGCTCACAATTTGGTAGAAGCAGAACAGAGGGTTTGA
- the PGI1 gene encoding glucose-6-phosphate isomerase (similar to Saccharomyces cerevisiae PGI1 (YBR196C); ancestral locus Anc_8.547), producing MSGNTNFKLATELPAWSKLQKIYDAQGKTLSVKEEFQKDAQRYNKLSKTFTNYDGSNILFDFSKNLVNDEVLSALIELAKEAKVTELRDAMFAGEHINTTEDRAVYHVALRNRANKPMSVDGKNVAPEVDAVLQHMKEFSEQVRSGEWKGYTGKAITDVVNIGIGGSDLGPVMVTEALKHYAGALKVHFVSNIDGTHIAETLKVVNPETTLFLIASKTFTTAETITNANSAKTWFLEKTGNNTANVAKHFAALSTNETEVAKFGIDTKNMFGFENWVGGRYSVWSAIGLSVALYVGFDNFEAFLKGAEAVDKHFTETPLEDNIPLLGGLLSVWYNNFHGAETHLVAPFDQYLHRFPAYLQQLSMESNGKSVTRGNVFANYSTGSILFGEPATNAQHSFFQLVHQGTKLIPADFILAAQSHNPIENKLHQKMLASNFFAQAEALMVGKNEEQVKAEGATGGLVPHKVFSGNRPTTSILAQKITPATLGALIAYYEHVTFTEGAIWNINSFDQWGVELGKVLAKVIGKELDGSDKIASHDASTNGLINQFKQWM from the coding sequence atgtccGGTAACACTAACTTCAAATTGGCCACTGAATTACCAGCTTGGtctaaattacaaaaaatttaCGATGCTCAAGGTAAGACCTTGTCCGTCAAGGAAGAATTCCAAAAGGATGCTCAACGTTACAACAAGTTGTCCAAGACTTTCACCAACTACGACGGTTCCAACATCTTATTCGATTTCTCCAAGAACTTGGTCAACGATGAAGTTTTATCCGctttaattgaattggCTAAGGAAGCTAAGGTCACTGAATTGAGAGACGCTATGTTTGCTGGTGAACATATCAACACTACTGAAGACCGTGCTGTCTACCACGTCGCCCTAAGAAACAGAGCTAACAAACCAATGTCTGTTGACGGTAAGAACGTTGCTCCAGAAGTTGACGCTGTCTTACAACACATGAAGGAATTCAGTGAACAAGTCCGTTCCGGTGAATGGAAGGGTTACACTGGTAAGGCCATCACCGATGTTGTTAACATTGGTATCGGTGGTTCCGATTTAGGTCCTGTTATGGTCACTGAAGCTTTAAAGCATTACGCTGGTGCTTTGAAGGTTCATTTCGTCTCTAACATCGACGGTACTCACATTGCTGAAACTTTGAAAGTCGTTAACCCAGAAACTACTTTGTTCTTAATCGCTTCTAAGACTTTCACCACTGCTGAAACTATCACTAACGCTAACTCTGCTAAGACTTGGTTCTTAGAAAAGACTGGTAACAACACTGCTAACGTTGCTAAGCACTTTGCTGCTTTGTCTACCAATGAAACTGAAGTTGCTAAATTCGGTATTGACACCAAAAATATGTTTGGTTTCGAAAACTGGGTTGGTGGTCGTTACTCCGTCTGGTCTGCTATCGGTTTGTCCGTTGCCCTATACGTTGGTTTCGACAACTTTGAAGCTTTCCTAAAGGGTGCTGAAGCTGTTGACAAGCACTTCACTGAAACTCCATTAGAAGACAACATTCCATTATTGGGTGGTCTATTGTCCGTCTGGTACAACAACTTCCACGGTGCTGAAACTCATTTAGTTGCTCCATTCGACCAATACTTACACAGATTCCCAGCTTACTTACAACAATTGTCTATGGAATCTAACGGTAAGTCCGTCACCAGAGGTAACGTTTTCGCTAACTACTCCACTGGTTCCATCTTATTCGGTGAACCAGCTACCAATGCTCAACACTCTTTCTTCCAATTGGTTCACCAAGGTACCAAATTGATCCCAGCTGATTTCATTTTAGCCGCTCAATCTCACAACccaattgaaaacaaattaCACCAAAAGATGTTGGCTTCTAACTTCTTTGCTCAAGCTGAAGCTTTAATGGTCGGTAAGAACGAAGAACAAGTTAAAGCTGAAGGTGCCACCGGTGGTTTAGTCCCACACAAGGTCTTCTCCGGTAACAGACCAACCACTTCCATCTTGGCTCAAAAGATCACTCCAGCCACTTTAGGTGCTTTGATTGCTTACTACGAACACGTCACCTTCACTGAAGGTGCTATCTGGAACATTAACTCTTTCGACCAATGGGGTGTTGAATTAGGTAAGGTTTTGGCCAAGGTTATTGGTAAGGAATTGGACGGTTCAGACAAGATTGCTTCTCACGATGCTTCTACTAACGGTTTGATTAACCAATTCAAGCAATGGATGTAA
- the TAF5 gene encoding chromatin modification protein (similar to Saccharomyces cerevisiae TAF5 (YBR198C); ancestral locus Anc_8.544), with protein sequence MSQNQNQNQNQNQNSKQNGGQQQQQQQQQPNKTQAPPSGSSAATTTTNNNAQRTNGSFSASDLNRIVLEYLSKKGYHRTEAMLRAESGRTLTPDNKQSPANTKNGKLVEPSTQPPDPSKLAKPISNPSTVSLPSKRDNTDTVISSSQNLDLITSPENYMRAYSMLKFWVDSSLEIYKSELNYIMYPIFIYTFLTLVSKNPIIARRFFDKYCSDFKITHGTEINRLFSVNSMDHIKENEIASAFQNNRFTITMSRTTLNLLLYFLNENSNVGGSLIISIINQHLNPNVVDSITSKEKLSDGIKTLSDSNDGKTNNNELNSTPIKLGPFPKDEEFVKEIETELKIKDEQERQQQLLSNDNAQPMDPSRNTLMQEFKSMNNEPYEQQPGPSSTAEQPSHANETTAGGGEEDDKKLENPTITPNSSVTPAPIPTPSSSTVKIESNNNTTKQTAIMEKQKNLKLEDSKETLESPPKDMLPIPPKTALDIKLEIQKVKESRESIRLNNLQAALPSVCLYTFHNTNRDMTSLDFSEDSRLAAGGFQDSYIKLWSLDGSSLKKYGDVSSSPSPSATTADKYSKDFTNTTLIGHSGAVYSTSFSPDNKYLISGSEDKTVRLWSLDTNTTLVSYKGHNHPVWDVKFSPLGHYFATASHDQTARLWSCDHIYPLRIFAGHLSDVDCVSFHPNGCYVFTGSSDKTCRMWDVSTGDSVRLFLGHTAPVISTAVSPDGRWLSTGSEDGIINVWDIGTGKRLKLMRGHGKNAIYSLSYSKEGNVLVSSGADHSVRVWDLKKATAEPSAEPEEPFVGYLGDVTASINQDIKEYGRRRTIVPTSDLLASFYTRRTPIFNVKFTRNNLVLAGGAYRE encoded by the coding sequence ATGTCTCAAAACCAAAACCAAAATCAAAACCAGAACCAGAACTCAAAACAAAATGGCGGtcaacaacagcaacagcaacaacaacaaccgAACAAGACTCAAGCTCCTCCATCAGGCTCCTCAGCAGCCACTACCACCACCAATAACAATGCACAAAGAACCAACGGTTCATTTTCAGCATCAGACCTTAATAGAATCgtattggaatatttaaGTAAAAAAGGTTATCATCGTACTGAGGCCATGCTTAGAGCTGAAAGTGGACGTACCTTAACCCCAGACAACAAGCAATCACCTGCAAATACCaaaaatgggaaattaGTAGAACCATCTACTCAACCACCAGATCCGAGTAAGCTGGCAAAACCTATAAGTAACCCATCAACAGTATCATTGCCTTCCAAAAGGGATAACACAGACACAGTCATATCATCTTCTCAAAATCTAGATCTTATTACATCTCCAGAAAATTATATGAGAGCTTACTCAATGTTGAAATTTTGGGTAGATTCTTCATTGGAAATTTATAAATCGGAATTGAATTATATCATGTACCCAATCTTCATTTATACATTCTTAACTTTAGTCTCCAAAAATCCAATCATAGCAAGAAGATTCTTCGATAAATACTGTTCTGATTTTAAAATAACTCATGGTACAGAAATTAATAGATTATTTAGTGTTAATTCTATGGATCacataaaagaaaatgaaattgcTAGCGCGTTCCaaaataatagatttaCCATTACAATGTCAAGAACtacattaaatttattattatatttcttaaatgaaaattcaaACGTTGGAGGATCTTtaattattagtattataAATCAACATTTAAATCCAAATGTAGTAGATTCCATAACttcaaaggaaaaattatcagATGGGATTAAAACATTATCAGATAGTAACGATGggaaaacaaataataatgaattgaattccACTCCAATTAAATTAGGTCCATTCccaaaagatgaagaattcgttaaggaaattgaaactgaattgaaaattaaggatgaacaagaaagacaacaacaattattatcaaatgacAATGCTCAACCCATGGATCCCAGTAGGAACACTTTAATGCaagaatttaaatcaatgaataaCGAACCATATGAACAACAGCCAGGTCCTTCCAGTACTGCAGAACAACCTTCTCATGCGAACGAAACAACAGCAGGAGGaggagaagaagatgataaaaaattagaaaacCCAACAATAACGCCAAATTCAAGCGTAACTCCAGCACCAATACCCACCCCGTCGTCGTCTACAGTGAAGATAGAgagcaataataatactaccAAACAAACTGCTATTATggaaaagcaaaaaaatttaaaacttGAAGATTCTAAAGAAACATTAGAATCACCACCAAAGGATATGTTACCAATACCACCAAAAACAGCACTCGATataaaattagaaattcaaaaagtGAAAGAATCTCGTGAATCAATAAGATTAAATAACTTACAAGCTGCATTACCAAGTGTTTGTCTTTATACATTCCATAATACAAACAGAGATATGACTTCTTTAGATTTTAGTGAAGATTCAAGATTGGCTGCTGGTGGTTTCCAAGATAGTTACATCAAACTATGGAGTCTTGACGGttcttcattaaaaaaatacgGTGATGTTTCCTCCTCCCCGTCTCCGTCAGCAACGACTGCtgataaatattccaaagaTTTTACAAACACCACCTTAATAGGACACAGTGGAGCAGTCTATTCAACAAGTTTTAGTCCCGATAACAAGTACTTAATTTCAGGATCTGAAGACAAAACAGTAAGGTTATGGTCCTTGGACACCAATACAACATTAGTCAGTTATAAGGGACACAATCATCCAGTTTGGGATGTCAAATTTTCACCATTGGGTCATTATTTCGCCACTGCGTCTCATGATCAAACGGCAAGATTATGGTCATGTGATCATATATATCCATTAAGAATATTCGCAGGTCATCTAAGTGATGTAGATTGTGTTTCATTCCATCCAAATGGTTGTTACGTATTTACTGGTTCAAGTGATAAGACTTGTAGAATGTGGGATGTTTCCACTGGTGACTCTGTAAGATTATTCTTGGGTCATACAGCTCCTGTTATTTCTACTGCAGTGTCACCTGATGGTAGATGGTTATCTACGGGGAGTGAAGATGGTATAATTAATGTGTGGGATATAGGTACAGGgaaaagattgaaattAATGCGTGGTCATGGTAAGAATGcaatttattcattatcatattcGAAAGAAGGTAATGTGTTGGTAAGTAGTGGTGCTGATCATTCTGTTCGTGTTTGggatttgaaaaaagcTACCGCTGAACCAAGTGCGGAACCTGAAGAACCTTTCGTAGGGTATTTAGGTGACGTGACTGCATCAATTAATCAAGATATTAAGGAATACGGACGTAGAAGAACAATAGTACCTACAAGTGACTTGTTAGCTTCATTCTATACTCGAAGAACACCAATATTTAATGTGAAATTTACGAGAAATAATCTAGTGTTGGCAGGTGGGGCATATAGAGAATAG